GGGGCGAGGATCTACCTGAAACGGGAGGACCTGAACCACACCGGCGCCCACAAGATCAACAACGCCCTCGGCCAGGCCCTGTTGGCCCGGCGGATGGGCAAGAAGCGCATCATCGCCGAGACCGGCGCCGGCCAGCACGGCGTGGCCGCGGCCACCGTGGCGGCCCTGTTCGGGATGGAGTGCGACGTCCACATGGGGGAGGTGGACGTGGCCCGCCAGCGGCTGAACGTCTTCCGCATGCAGCTGCTCGGGGCCCGGGTGATCCCGACCCGGTCGGGGTCCCGCACCCTGAAGGACGCCACCAACGAGGCGATCCGGGACTGGGTGACCAACGTGGAGACGACCCATTACGTGATCGGCTCCGCGGTGGGGCCGCACCCGTACCCGATGATCGTGCGGGACTTCCAGGCGGTGATCGGCTACGAGACCATGAGCCAGATCCAGGAGGCGGAGGGGCGGCTGCCCGACGCGGTCGTCGCGTGCGTGGGCGGGGGATCCAACGCCATCGGGATCTTCCACCCCTTCGTGCCCTTCCCCGAGGTCCGGCTGGTGGGGACGGAGGCCGGCGGCCTGGGGATCGGCAGCGGCAAGCACGGGGCGACGCTGAGCGGCGGCGGTGAGGTGGGCGTCTTCCACGGCGCCCGCACCTACCTGCTGCAGGATGCGTACGGCCAGGTGCAGGAGGCCCACTCCATCTCCGCCGGGCTGGACTATCCCGGCGTGGGGCCGGAGCACGCCTACCTCCGGGACACCGGCCGCGCCGAGTACGTGGCGGTGACGGACGAGCAGGCGCTGGAGGGCATGCAGCTGCTCAGCCGGACCGAGGGGATCATCCCGGCCCTGGAGTCCAGCCACGCCGTGTACTACGGCGTCCGCCTGGCCGCCGGGATGGCGCCGGACCAGATCGTGGTCATCAACCTGTCGGGGCGGGGTGACAAGGACATGGCCGAGGTCGCCCGCATCCTGGGGGGTGAAGGGGCATGAGCCGCATCGCCGAACGGTTCGCCCTGCTGCGCAGTCGGGGGGAGAAGGGGCTCATCGCCTACCTGGCCGCCGGCGACCCCTCCCTGGCCACCACCCGCAGGCTGGTGCACGCCCTCGCGGAGGCGGGGGTGGACATGGTCGAGCTGGGCCTGCCGTTTTCCGACCCGCTGGCCGACGGTCCGGTGATCCAGGCGGCCAGCCAGCGGGCCCTGGCGGCCGGCGCCAACACCGATAATGTGCTGGAACTGGTCGCGGCATTGCGCGCCGACGGGTTGCAGATACCGCTGCTGATCATGACATACTACAACCTGGTGTTGCGGCCGGGGGTTGAGAACTTCTGTCACCGTGCGGCCGCAGCCGGGGTCGACGGCCTGATCCTGCCCGACGTGCCGGTGGAGGAGAGCGACGAGATCCGCGCCGCGGCCGGGGCGGTAGGGCTCGACCTCATCCAGTTCGTCGCCCCCACCTCGCCGCCGGAGCGGATCCGGCGGGCGGCCGAGCTGGCGCGGGGGTTCATCTACGCCGTGTCGTCCACCGGCGTGACCGGCGTGCGGGACCGGCTGCCGCCGCAGCTCACCGCCATGGTGGAGGCGGTGAAGGCGGTCACCGACACCCCGGTGGCGGTGGGCTTCGGCATCTCCCGGCCCGAGCAGGTGCGCCAGGTCACGGCCGTGGCTGACGCCGCCATCGTCGGATCGGCCTTCGTGCGCCACTGCGGCGAGGGGCTGCCGGAGCATGAACTGGTGGAGCGGGTGCGGATCCTGGCGGAGGAGCTGAAGGCGGGCACCCGGCCTGGTACGGGATGGGACAGCCGGTTTGTGAAAAACGAGGCTTGACGACGCCGTGGTACCGGTGTACACTAGGCTTCAATATTGTAAAGCGATGAGCGGGAGAAGTAGACCCAAGGCCGGAGAGCTGCAGAGAGCCAGCGGTTGGTGCAAGCTGGCGCCGAAGGCGGGTTCGAATACACCCGTGAGCGTAGGCTGAACGACTGGCGCATCCCGTCGGGCCGGCGGACCTGAACGAGGGAGTCGGTCCGGTGGCGGACCACAAGCCGTCGGGTGCGCGCGTCCAGTAGGTACACCGGCACGCCCCCGTTACCAAGGGCGGAGGGGATGATGGTCCCCGGAACGAGTGGGTCCGCGCCGGAGCGGACCAAGCAGGGTGGTACCACGAAAGCCTTTCGGCTTCCGTCCCTACACGGGATGGAAGCCGTTTTGCTTTCCCGTGAAACCAGCAGGAAGGGTGAGGTGTTGAGCGGTGATCATCGTCATGCGGAAAGGCGCCACCGAGGCGCAGGTCAACGACATCGTGGAGCGGGTTCGGGCGGCGGGATTCGGCGTGCACCTCTCCCAGGGGGAAGAGCGGACGATCATCGGGGCGATCGGCGGCGACCGGGCGGTGCTGGCCGACCTGAACCTGGAGGCCGCCCCCGGCGTCGAGCGGGTGACCCCGATCTCGAAGCCCTACAAGCTGGCTTCGCGGGACTTCCATCCGGAGGACACGCTGATCCGCATCGGCGGTCCCACGGTGGGGGGCAACGACTTCTGGGTCGTGGCGGGGCCCTGCTCCGTGGAGGGGCGCGAGCTGCTCCTGGAGGCGGCCCGCCTGGTCCGGGACGGCGGCGCCCACGCCCTCCGGGCCGGCGCCTTCAAGCCCCGGACCAGCCCGTACTCCTTCCAGGGGCTGGGCGAGGAAGGACTGAAGTACCTGGCCGAGGCCCGGGCGGTGACCGGGCTGCCGGTCGTCACCGAGGTCATGGACACCCGGGACGTGGAGCTGGTGGCCGAGTACGCCGACGTGCTGCAGATCGGCACCCGGAACATGCAGAACTTCAGCCTGCTCCGGGAGGTCGGCCGGGCGAACAGGCCCGTGCTGCTGAAGCGGGGCATGTCGGCCACCATTGAGGAGTGGTTGATGGCGGCCGAGTACGTAATGAGCGAGGGTAACCACCAGGTGATCCTGTGCGAGCGGGGCGTGCGCACCTTTGAGACGGCCACCCGCAACACGCTGGACCTGTCCGCCGTGGTGGTGGCCAAGTCGCTGACCCACCTGCCGGTGGTGGTGGATCCCAGCCACGGCGTGGGCAGGCGGGACTTCGTGGTGGCGCTGGCCCGGGCGGCCGCGGCCGCCGGCGCGGACGGGATCCTGGTGGAGGTGCACCCGCGGCCGGACGAGGCCAAGTCCGACGCCGCCCAGACCATCGGACCCGCCGCGTTCCACCAGATGATGCACGACGTGGCCGCCATCCTGCAGGTGCTGGGGCGGCGGCTGCCTGCCGCTGCGGCGGTCCATGTCTAGCGGATTCGGCACCGTCGCCATCTGGGGCGTCGGGCTGATCGGCGGCTCCATCGGCATGGCCCTGCGCCAGCGGGGTCTTGCCGACGAGGTGATCGGCATCGGCCGGCCCGCGACACGGGCTGCAGCGGCGGATGCCTCGGGCCCGGGCGGTGGTGCCGGCGCCTGGGAAGTGCCGGAAGCGGTGCGGCTCGGGGCGGTGGATCGCATGGTCACCGACCCCGCGGCCGCCCTGGCCCGGGCCGACCTGGTGATCCTGGCCATGCCCGTTCAGCCGATGATCGACCTGGCCCCTCGGGCCGCACCGCTTCTCCGCCCGGGCACCGTCGTCACCGACGTCGCCTCCGTGAAGGAGGCGGTGGTGGCGGCGTGGGAGCGGCACCTGCCGGACGGGGTCGCCTTCGTGGGCGGCCACCCGATGTTCGGAAGGGAACGCTCCGGCGTCGCCTGGGCGTCGGCGGACCTCATCCCCGGCTGCCGCTGGGTGCTGACGCCCGGGCAGCGCGCGGTCACGGTGCTGAAGGCCGGGCGCAGCGGGGCGGAGGTTTCGCCGCTGGAGCTGGTGTGGGACCTGGCGGCGGCGCTGGGCGCCCTGCCCGTGGTGATGTCGCCCGCGGAGCACGATCGGCGCGTCGCCGGGGCCTCGCACCTGCCCCAGCTGGTGGCCACGGCCCTGGCGGCCGCGGCCCTGGACCTGGACGAGACGCAGCCGGGCACGCTGGAACTGGCCGCCGGGGGCTTCCGGGATGCCACCCGCATCGCCGACAGCCCCGCGGCGCTCTGGCACGAGATCTGGGCCAATAACCGGCCCGCGCTCCGGGAGGCAGTCGCGGCCTTTCGGGGCGTGCTGGCGGACCTGGAGGCGGCGGTGGACGCGGGGGACTTCGGCGCCCTGGCCGCCGTGTTCGAGCGGGCGCACGCCGCCCGCCGCCGGGTCGGCGGCCGCACGGGCGGCCCGGCGTGAGCGACCTGACGGGCACGCCCGGGCGGCGGCCGCGACGGGAAGGCTGCGCGCCTCCGCCGGCCTGTTTCGGCCGTGATGGACAATGATCCGGCAGACTGCACGTGCTTCATGCCTGAGATGATGCAGTCAGGGCCGGAAAGGCCTTTGATACAATGGGAAACGGTCTCCGCTGTCTGCATCAGGAATCGGCTGTTATCTTGGCTGCGCTTTCCCGGACGGTGTCAACCCGATTGTGTCAGCCGGACGGCAGCCGCCTCGCGACACCGGGCGAGGAACCGTGCGTCGGGCCTTCCGGGGTCAGATCCGGATTTGGCCCCGGGGCGCGGCAGCGGAGAGGGAGGGATTCCATGGACGTCAGGGTGTACCCGGCCACCCGGCTGGAGGGGACGGTCAACCCGCCGTCCTCCAAGAACTACACGACGCGGTACCTCCTCGCCGCCGCCCTGGCGGAGGGCGAGTCGCTCATCCGTTACCCGGCCGAGAGCGAGGATGCTGCCGCGCTGAAGCGGTGCCTCGCCGACCTGGGCGCGGAGCTCATTCCCGACGGTCCGCACCTGCGGGTGCGGGGGTTCGGCGCCAACCCGCGCAACCCCGGAACCCTGAACCCGGGGAACGCCGGGGCGGTCCTGCGCTTTTTGATGGCCGTCTGCGCGGCCACCCTGGACGAGATCACCTTTGTCACCGACTACGCCGAGTCGCTGGGCAGACGGCCCCAC
The nucleotide sequence above comes from Symbiobacterium thermophilum IAM 14863. Encoded proteins:
- the aroF gene encoding 3-deoxy-7-phosphoheptulonate synthase, coding for MIIVMRKGATEAQVNDIVERVRAAGFGVHLSQGEERTIIGAIGGDRAVLADLNLEAAPGVERVTPISKPYKLASRDFHPEDTLIRIGGPTVGGNDFWVVAGPCSVEGRELLLEAARLVRDGGAHALRAGAFKPRTSPYSFQGLGEEGLKYLAEARAVTGLPVVTEVMDTRDVELVAEYADVLQIGTRNMQNFSLLREVGRANRPVLLKRGMSATIEEWLMAAEYVMSEGNHQVILCERGVRTFETATRNTLDLSAVVVAKSLTHLPVVVDPSHGVGRRDFVVALARAAAAAGADGILVEVHPRPDEAKSDAAQTIGPAAFHQMMHDVAAILQVLGRRLPAAAAVHV
- the trpA gene encoding tryptophan synthase subunit alpha, with amino-acid sequence MSRIAERFALLRSRGEKGLIAYLAAGDPSLATTRRLVHALAEAGVDMVELGLPFSDPLADGPVIQAASQRALAAGANTDNVLELVAALRADGLQIPLLIMTYYNLVLRPGVENFCHRAAAAGVDGLILPDVPVEESDEIRAAAGAVGLDLIQFVAPTSPPERIRRAAELARGFIYAVSSTGVTGVRDRLPPQLTAMVEAVKAVTDTPVAVGFGISRPEQVRQVTAVADAAIVGSAFVRHCGEGLPEHELVERVRILAEELKAGTRPGTGWDSRFVKNEA
- a CDS encoding prephenate dehydrogenase; translated protein: MSSGFGTVAIWGVGLIGGSIGMALRQRGLADEVIGIGRPATRAAAADASGPGGGAGAWEVPEAVRLGAVDRMVTDPAAALARADLVILAMPVQPMIDLAPRAAPLLRPGTVVTDVASVKEAVVAAWERHLPDGVAFVGGHPMFGRERSGVAWASADLIPGCRWVLTPGQRAVTVLKAGRSGAEVSPLELVWDLAAALGALPVVMSPAEHDRRVAGASHLPQLVATALAAAALDLDETQPGTLELAAGGFRDATRIADSPAALWHEIWANNRPALREAVAAFRGVLADLEAAVDAGDFGALAAVFERAHAARRRVGGRTGGPA
- the trpB gene encoding tryptophan synthase subunit beta, producing the protein MTGAVPDALGHFGPFGGRYVPETLMAACIELEEAYRRYKDDPEFLEELTYYRRQYVGRPTPLYFAERLTRHAGGARIYLKREDLNHTGAHKINNALGQALLARRMGKKRIIAETGAGQHGVAAATVAALFGMECDVHMGEVDVARQRLNVFRMQLLGARVIPTRSGSRTLKDATNEAIRDWVTNVETTHYVIGSAVGPHPYPMIVRDFQAVIGYETMSQIQEAEGRLPDAVVACVGGGSNAIGIFHPFVPFPEVRLVGTEAGGLGIGSGKHGATLSGGGEVGVFHGARTYLLQDAYGQVQEAHSISAGLDYPGVGPEHAYLRDTGRAEYVAVTDEQALEGMQLLSRTEGIIPALESSHAVYYGVRLAAGMAPDQIVVINLSGRGDKDMAEVARILGGEGA